CCGGTCCTCTCAGCACCATAGATGCAAGTAAGATCGCTCAATGTAGCTCGCGCGACCAAACGAATCGCAGTCAGCGCGAGACTAACCGCGTCGAGAGTTATCGGCGTGTTCGGGACGGTTCGCGACGTTCCGCAGGCAGCGCTCCTATTTCGTCAGGTCGACCTTGATTCGATTGCCCTTGAACATGACGATCGAACCGTCCACAACATCCTGGGCAGTGATGTCCGCTCGCGAGAACTTCGCGGCCAAATCCGCCGGGACATAAATCGTCAGGCGGTCCTCTGCCGTTGAGTTGAGCCATGAATACCGCCCGGCCATGTCCTTGTGCTTGACGACGATCACGACTGCGAACCCGGCACCCGGAATGGAATCGGTGACCGCCGCGCCAAGTTTCTTGATGAGGGGGAAAGCAACTTCATTGATAGTTCCGGCGTTGCGCTCTGCTTCATTGGTCTGGTTGTTGTTGTAGGTGTATTTCGGTTCTGGCGCCATCACCCACAGGTAGCGCGTTCCGCGCCATGATTCGACAAGTGTGTCCCACGGCGAGCGGGCAATACCAACGGCAATGAGCGCGTGGCCGTGCTTTACGCCGCTTGGCGAATGATCCCCGGAGAGCCACGCTGCAGCGGAATCCAGGTCGCGGTCAGATGCGAGTTGAGCGTTTTCTCCCGCGTCGAAAAGGCGGTGGAATGCGCGCGCGGTATCCAAGACATTTACATCGATGAGGACGTCACTCACTTCACCGCCTCCGCCAAGATGCACAATAACCCGCCCGGTCGACTTGTCGGTGCTGACGTCCTTGACTGAAAACGGCACGGGAATGAGCGGACTGCGCGTGTGCCGGGAAGAGGAATCGTCGACAGTGAGCGAGTCTCCGCGGAAACTTACCGAGCCGTGGTATTTCGAGTCCTTGAATCGAAGCGCCGAGAGCGGAACGAGGAGCGCTACATGCTGGCCCTTAGCAACGTGCGCGGACTGCGCTGACAGCGGCGCCGCGAGAAACAGCGCACCAGCAAGGAATAGCTTCACTTCGATCCTCCAATGATGGGCCACGCGATCGGGATCCGAGTCGCACCAGTCATGAAAGCATCGACCCCGGCGGTAACGCGGTCCGCGGCCGCCATCTCGTCGGTCGCGAGGGCCACCTCGATAAGCTCACGATCTAAGAGCGAGATCAATTCGCTGAACGAATAGAACGTCTCGGCGATCGATCGAATCCCGTCGACGTGAGCGCGCTTCTCGATCTCCTGATTGACGAAGCCGGTGGCGCGAAGAAATAGGACCGTAGCTTGTCGCGCGGCCTCCCGACGTGGGCCGTGCAGGGATGTGGTCAAAGCAGAGATCTCATCCACCCGCTTCTCTGCCACGTCGACGGCGATGCCATACCGCTCGTGGTTTTCCAAGGCCCATTCAAGAATGTCGGTGACCGGCGCCTTTCGTTGCCGATGCCACGAGCGGATTTCGCGCGCGAGATTGTATGCGAGGAAACTGACGCGCTGTTCGGCCGCCTCTCGCTTGTCCGCCTTGCGTTGTTCCTCATTCCTCCAGGTCAACCACGCGAAGATCGCAATTGCGACAGTCGCCGCGGATTCGGCAACGGCCTGGGCGGGCTGGGGCCAGCGGCCAATCGCAAACCCCAAGACAGCAGCACCGAAGATGAGGATCGGATTGATTCCCACTGTAGCGGTCTGGCCGGTAGATGCTCGTGGGTCAGCGACAGTCATGTGCACCTCGATGCGGAGTAGTCACAGAAGTAGTCACAGACAGACCGATTTTGCCACAGTGTGACGAGCGATCACCGGGCTACAACCCGCTTGCCAGCGCTTATTAGGACTCGCAATCTCGCTTTGGGAGCGGAAGGTCCCGGGTTCAAATCCCGGCGCCCCGATCAGCAGCGATCAAATCCCGCTTCATGGCGCGCACCGGGAACCGGCCGCGCTAGCAATTCATCAATCCCGCCTCACCGCCCACCTCGCCCGCCCGGCACCGGCACTCCCATATTCGACGTCCCACCGAACAGATCCTTCAGCGGTCCCACCCACCTCGGCAGCCGGTACGGCATCGGATCGAACAAACCCGGTTCGACCGGCAGGTCGAGTTTCGGCTCGCTGAAATCCTCCGCGATCGACAACTGGTTCCCCAGGTACACCCGCACGCTTCGCGGCAGCCAGCCGCTGCCGGCGCGCTTGTAACCGCTGATCCGCGCATCGAGCGGACGCCGCGGGTCCATGTTCTTCTCGATCATCCGCACCATCACGAGACGATCGCGGTCGAGCCAGAACTGATTCGAGATGGTGTCGCCGGCAAGCGCGCCCACCACGATCACTGGCGCGCCTTCCCACTTGTCGTGGTGCACCTTGGTCAGGTCGAAGCCGTATCGTCGCAGCATGGCAATCGTCTGCGCCGGCGGCGCAGTCTGCAGATCATTCAGCAGCAGGATATAGGGAAGGACCCCTTTCGCCGCCGACCGGAGCCGACCACCACCGATTTCGTAGGTAGTGTCGTTCTGGTAGATGACGGCCCGCCCGGTCGCCGACGGCGCCACGTCGATCCGCATGTGGTCGGGCGGTTGCACGGCGACATACCAGGTCTCGACGCGTTGATCCGCGGGGAGGACCGTGCGCTGGACATAAAACGCCGAGTGAAACCACTTTCCGCGATACTTGTCGAACGCCTGGTGAACCACCGCTTCTCCCGGCGGACCGACCCGCGAGCCACCGTGAAGCAGCGAGACCATGGCAAGCAGCGCAGCACCAACGAGCATTTCTGACCTCTATCCCGAATGGCATACTGGTGTCGGCAACATGCTGTAGATTGGTAGCCGTTCCCCCCTCAGAGACCTGCACCCGGAGGTTGGCTCCATGGCCATGATGCGCGAGTTCAAGGAGTTTGCCGTCAAGGGAAACGTAATGGACCTCGCTGTGGCCGTCATTATCGGCGCAGCGTTCGGCAAGATCGTTGATTCCGTCGTCAACGACCTCATCATGCCGGTCGTCGGGCGCGTCGTTGGGGGCCTCGATTTCTCCGACCTGTTCATCCCCCTCAAGGATGTCCCGCCGGGTACCGCACACTCGCTCGCCGCCATGAAGACCGCCGGGATTCCGGTCTTTGCCTACGGGAATTTCCTCACCGTCTCGCTCAATTTCCTGATCCTCGCCTTCATCATCTTCCAGATGGTCCGGATGATGAACCGGATGCACAAGGCGCCCGCGCCGGCACCGGCCGCTCCGCCGCCGCCCAGCGACGAAGTCGTGCTGCTTCGCGAAATCCGCGACGCCATCCGGTCACGGGGGTAACTTTCCCGTTCTGGCGCCCGTAGCTCAGCTGGATAGAGCGACAGCCTTCTAAGCTGTGGGTCGCAGGTTCGACTCCTGCCGGGCGCGCTCGCAGTGGCCGATTCCGGAGGATCGCAGATGGCGGACGACGAACTCTTTGCCTCGCCACGGTCGCGCACTGTCGCGCTGATCCTCGCGGTCGTTCTGGGAGTCTTCGGAGCCCACCGTTTCTACCTCGGCCGAACGCGCAGCGCCGTCCTGCAGATCCTCACCCTCGGCGGCCTCGGCGTGTGGTGGTTCTACGACCTCGTCCTCGTCGCCTCCGGGTCGATGCGTGACGCCGAGGGGCGGCTGGTCACCCGGTGGGAACCGGAAAGCGATCATCTGGTGACATCGGGGACGGCGGCCGCAATCTTCGACGAACTCGATACCCTGCGCGCGGAAGTCGCCGAGATGCACGAGCGACTCGATTTCGCCGAGCGGCTCCTCTCCGACCCGGCGTCGCGCGAGCAACAGCGAAACTGAGCGTTACTCGCCGACCGGCCGGGGTGATTCGGTGTACCGCCGTTCGGCCCACGCCCGGCTCGAAGCGTCGCCGAAGATCTTCTCGCCATCGAACCGGCCGTTCTCGATGAACACCTCCGAAATATTGCGGCCGGCCGCGACACTTCCCGCAAGAAAGATCCCCGGCACTTCGCTTTCCAGCGTTTCCGGATTGATGGCCGGACGCCCGCCCTCTCCGCTGCAGGTAATCCCGAGCGACTCGAGCATGGCGAAATCAGGATGGTATCCCGTGAGCGCATAAACCCGCTGCGCCCGCAATCGTTCCTCGCTGCCATCCGCAGTGCGAATCATCACGCCATCAGCATCGATACTGACAACTTCTGCGCCGAACCGCGCCGCGATTTCTCCTGCTGCGACGCGATTGTCAAAGTCCGGTTTGAGCCAGAACTTCACACTCGGCTTCAACGTTGTTCGCCGGTATACCAGCGTGACGCGGGCGCCGGCGCGGAAACATTGCAGCGCGGTTTCGATCGCCGAATTCTTCCCGCCGACGACCACGACATCGAGACCTGCGGTCAGGTGCGGTTCGTCGAACCAGTGCGAAACGTGGGGCTGATTCTCGCCGGGCACACTCAGGAGATTGGCGTGGTCGAAATAGCCGGTGGCGAGGACCAGTCGATGGCAGGCAATCTCGGCACGCTGACCGCGCGACTCGACGGCGCAGACCAGGCTCTCTCCGTCGCGCTGGGCGCCAAGGAAGCGCGTATAGGGCCTGACGGCGAGCCCCTCGACCCGGGCAACGCCGCGGTAATACTTGAGCGCCTCCTCGCGGGTCGCCTTCGACCCGGAACAGGTCAGTGGGTGCCCGCCGATTTCGAGCCGTTCAGGGGTGGTGAAGAAGGTCATCCCGATCGGGTAGCGGACAATCGAGTTTGCGATGGCGCCCGCATCGATCACCAGGTGACGGACGCCTCGCCGGGAGGCCGAGACGGC
This is a stretch of genomic DNA from Gemmatimonadales bacterium. It encodes these proteins:
- a CDS encoding YpdA family putative bacillithiol disulfide reductase, encoding MTRELDTGALIVGAGPIGLACAVSASRRGVRHLVIDAGAIANSIVRYPIGMTFFTTPERLEIGGHPLTCSGSKATREEALKYYRGVARVEGLAVRPYTRFLGAQRDGESLVCAVESRGQRAEIACHRLVLATGYFDHANLLSVPGENQPHVSHWFDEPHLTAGLDVVVVGGKNSAIETALQCFRAGARVTLVYRRTTLKPSVKFWLKPDFDNRVAAGEIAARFGAEVVSIDADGVMIRTADGSEERLRAQRVYALTGYHPDFAMLESLGITCSGEGGRPAINPETLESEVPGIFLAGSVAAGRNISEVFIENGRFDGEKIFGDASSRAWAERRYTESPRPVGE
- the mscL gene encoding large conductance mechanosensitive channel protein MscL, translated to MAMMREFKEFAVKGNVMDLAVAVIIGAAFGKIVDSVVNDLIMPVVGRVVGGLDFSDLFIPLKDVPPGTAHSLAAMKTAGIPVFAYGNFLTVSLNFLILAFIIFQMVRMMNRMHKAPAPAPAAPPPPSDEVVLLREIRDAIRSRG
- a CDS encoding TM2 domain-containing protein, which produces MADDELFASPRSRTVALILAVVLGVFGAHRFYLGRTRSAVLQILTLGGLGVWWFYDLVLVASGSMRDAEGRLVTRWEPESDHLVTSGTAAAIFDELDTLRAEVAEMHERLDFAERLLSDPASREQQRN